In bacterium YEK0313, one genomic interval encodes:
- a CDS encoding OsmC-like protein has translation MTDLNDYLAEKRGAVLACKARIDKGELGPQPLAARVSAEGRSGIRRIRIRDFQVVTDSPPDFAGYNLGPSSPELQLGVLGSCLTHSYLIQAALQKVPIESLDVEVSGTIDARASHPDHPHLPVHPHDIAYVVHIVSPASAKAIAELEEAVERFCPILNLLRKPQAISGSVNLVKPRAEKAKPAEDAAAAGRRARAA, from the coding sequence ATGACCGATCTCAACGACTATCTCGCCGAGAAGCGTGGCGCGGTGCTCGCCTGCAAGGCACGCATCGACAAGGGCGAGCTCGGCCCCCAGCCGCTCGCGGCAAGGGTGAGCGCCGAGGGCCGCAGCGGCATCCGCCGCATCCGCATCCGCGATTTCCAGGTCGTCACCGACAGCCCGCCCGATTTCGCCGGCTACAATCTCGGGCCGAGCTCGCCCGAGCTGCAGCTCGGCGTGCTCGGCAGTTGCCTCACCCACAGCTACCTGATCCAGGCGGCACTGCAGAAGGTTCCGATCGAATCGCTCGACGTGGAGGTCAGCGGCACGATCGACGCCCGCGCTTCCCACCCTGACCATCCGCACCTGCCGGTCCACCCGCACGACATCGCCTATGTCGTGCACATCGTCTCGCCGGCGAGCGCCAAGGCCATCGCCGAGCTCGAAGAGGCGGTGGAACGGTTCTGTCCGATCCTCAATTTGCTGCGCAAGCCGCAGGCGATCTCCGGCAGCGTCAACCTCGTCAAGCCGCGCGCCGAGAAGGCGAAGCCGGCGGAAGACGCCGCGGCCGCCGGCCGGCGTGCCAGGGCGGCCTGA
- the cmpB_4 gene encoding Bicarbonate transport system permease protein CmpB, which produces MTAINTAAIDAAAGRPARAGAPPRLWATGLAASTVWLALAGLTYGLPDTGDWSRTTLVAGAFALMGLGLAAAVLATAATGRTAARLAHLGPWLVVFPLFLATWELLAAKSEVLPQPFFPPPQALVEVFTDDYAKLGLSLVHSLRLHATGYVLGALAGFVLGVSIGWSQRIGYWVHPVLRFVGPLPATAWLPIAFFAFPSSWSASVFLVALATAFPTTILTWSGVAAVPSAYYDVARTLGAGRRFLIFKVAIPAAMPHVFVGLFMGLGASFAVLVVAEMLGVKAGLGWYLQWAQGWAAYANMYAALLVMTLVCSTLITLLFRLRDRLLGWQKGIVKW; this is translated from the coding sequence ATGACGGCCATCAACACCGCAGCCATCGACGCAGCCGCCGGCCGGCCCGCGCGCGCCGGCGCGCCACCCCGGCTCTGGGCGACCGGCCTTGCCGCGAGCACGGTCTGGCTCGCCCTCGCCGGCCTCACCTACGGACTGCCCGATACCGGCGACTGGTCGCGCACCACGCTGGTCGCCGGCGCCTTCGCGCTGATGGGGCTCGGCCTCGCCGCGGCGGTGCTCGCCACCGCCGCGACCGGCCGCACCGCCGCCCGGCTCGCCCATCTCGGCCCGTGGCTCGTCGTCTTCCCGCTCTTCCTCGCGACCTGGGAACTGCTGGCGGCGAAGAGCGAGGTCCTGCCGCAGCCCTTCTTCCCGCCGCCCCAGGCGCTGGTCGAGGTCTTCACCGACGACTATGCCAAGCTCGGCCTCAGCCTCGTCCATTCGCTGCGCCTGCATGCCACCGGCTACGTTCTCGGCGCGCTTGCCGGCTTCGTTCTCGGCGTCTCGATCGGCTGGTCGCAGCGCATCGGCTATTGGGTCCACCCGGTCCTGCGCTTCGTCGGGCCGCTGCCCGCGACCGCCTGGCTGCCGATCGCCTTCTTCGCGTTTCCCTCGAGTTGGAGCGCCAGCGTTTTCCTGGTCGCGCTGGCGACCGCCTTTCCGACCACGATCCTGACCTGGTCCGGCGTCGCCGCGGTGCCGAGCGCCTACTACGACGTCGCCCGCACGCTCGGTGCCGGCAGGCGCTTCCTGATCTTCAAGGTCGCCATTCCTGCCGCCATGCCGCATGTCTTCGTCGGCCTGTTCATGGGCCTCGGTGCATCCTTCGCCGTGCTCGTCGTCGCGGAGATGCTGGGCGTCAAGGCCGGCCTCGGCTGGTACCTGCAATGGGCCCAGGGCTGGGCCGCCTATGCCAACATGTACGCTGCGCTCCTGGTCATGACGCTCGTCTGCTCGACGCTGATCACGCTGCTGTTCCGGCTGCGCGACCGCCTGCTCGGCTGGCAGAAGGGCATCGTCAAATGGTGA
- the ydbM gene encoding Putative acyl-CoA dehydrogenase YdbM, which translates to MARAIARDFARTAAAHDAAASFPVANIEALRRAGLAGLVTARAHGGGEAGLAEAVAVVAAIAEGEPSTALVLAQQYHFHAQLRQNPRWPEAMRARVARSAVTDGAFANNLRVEPALGTPMRGGLPATIARRVAGGWSISGHKIFSTGVPILAWNAVWAKTDEAEPRVGTFLVPRGTPGLSIVETWDHLGMRASGSHDVVLEDVVIPADHAVDIRRPVEWGVPDAAAAAWPVLLFAAVYDGVARAARNWLIGFLKNRTPANLGAPLSSLPRMQEAVGEIDALLFANTMLLRLAEQVDGGAAPTVHESYLAKHVINANAIAAVEKAVALSGNPGLSRSNPLERHLRDVLCARVHSPQSDTILVGAGRAALGLHG; encoded by the coding sequence ATGGCCCGGGCCATCGCCCGGGATTTTGCTCGGACCGCCGCCGCACACGATGCGGCGGCCAGCTTTCCCGTCGCCAATATCGAAGCGCTCAGGCGCGCCGGCCTTGCCGGCCTCGTCACCGCTCGCGCCCATGGCGGCGGCGAGGCCGGTCTTGCCGAGGCCGTCGCCGTGGTCGCCGCCATCGCCGAGGGCGAGCCGTCGACCGCCCTGGTGCTCGCGCAGCAATATCACTTCCACGCCCAGCTTCGGCAGAACCCGCGCTGGCCGGAGGCGATGCGCGCCCGCGTCGCCCGTTCGGCGGTCACGGACGGCGCCTTCGCCAACAATCTCAGGGTCGAGCCGGCGCTGGGCACGCCCATGCGCGGCGGCCTGCCGGCGACCATCGCCCGCAGGGTGGCCGGCGGCTGGTCGATTTCCGGCCACAAGATCTTCTCGACCGGCGTTCCGATCCTGGCCTGGAACGCCGTCTGGGCGAAAACCGACGAGGCGGAGCCGCGCGTCGGCACCTTCCTGGTGCCGCGCGGCACGCCCGGCCTCTCGATCGTCGAGACCTGGGATCATCTGGGCATGCGGGCCAGCGGCAGCCACGACGTCGTGCTTGAAGACGTCGTCATCCCCGCGGACCACGCCGTCGACATCAGACGTCCGGTCGAGTGGGGAGTGCCGGACGCGGCGGCGGCCGCCTGGCCCGTCCTGCTCTTCGCGGCGGTCTATGACGGCGTCGCCCGCGCCGCCCGCAACTGGCTCATCGGCTTCCTGAAGAACCGGACGCCGGCCAATCTCGGCGCGCCCCTGTCGAGCCTGCCGCGCATGCAGGAGGCGGTCGGCGAGATCGACGCGCTGCTCTTCGCCAATACCATGCTGCTCCGCCTTGCCGAGCAGGTCGACGGCGGCGCCGCACCGACGGTCCACGAAAGCTATCTTGCCAAGCACGTCATCAACGCCAATGCCATCGCGGCCGTCGAAAAGGCAGTGGCGCTGTCCGGCAATCCCGGCCTCAGCCGCAGCAATCCGCTCGAGCGGCATCTGCGCGACGTGCTGTGCGCCCGTGTCCACTCGCCGCAGAGCGACACCATCCTCGTGGGCGCGGGGCGCGCCGCGCTCGGCCTGCATGGCTGA
- the ssuB_4 gene encoding Aliphatic sulfonates import ATP-binding protein SsuB — protein MVSAAAIRTEAPPTGARLGIHDVSHRFALEGQPLPVLDRVDLAVAPGEFVALLGPSGCGKSTLLRLVAGLEPPTSGRLVSDGVPIDRPDPSRVVVFQDPTLFPWRTVFDNVALGLEAQGLIRSQRHRVDEALRLVGLAAFAKAYPHQLSGGMAQRVALARALVNEPSLLILDEPLGKLDSLTRLAMQSEIVALWQRAGFTALLVTHDVEEALFMATRVVVLSDRPARIKAEITVDRPYPRHRGDPHLAKLRHEVLGLLGLDATW, from the coding sequence ATGGTGAGCGCCGCCGCGATCCGGACCGAGGCGCCGCCGACCGGCGCCCGCCTCGGCATCCATGACGTCTCGCACCGCTTCGCCCTCGAAGGGCAGCCGCTGCCGGTGCTCGACCGCGTCGACCTTGCCGTCGCGCCGGGCGAATTCGTCGCCCTGCTCGGCCCATCCGGCTGCGGCAAGTCGACCCTGCTGCGCCTCGTGGCCGGGCTCGAACCGCCGACATCGGGACGGCTCGTCAGCGACGGCGTCCCGATCGACCGGCCCGATCCGTCGCGGGTCGTCGTGTTCCAGGATCCGACGCTGTTCCCCTGGCGGACGGTGTTCGACAATGTCGCGCTCGGCCTCGAGGCGCAGGGCCTGATCCGCAGCCAACGTCATCGCGTCGACGAGGCCTTGCGGCTCGTCGGGCTCGCCGCCTTCGCCAAGGCCTATCCGCACCAGCTGTCGGGCGGCATGGCCCAGCGCGTCGCGCTGGCGCGCGCGCTCGTCAACGAGCCGAGCCTGCTCATTCTCGACGAGCCGCTCGGCAAGCTCGACAGCCTCACCCGCCTCGCCATGCAGTCGGAGATCGTCGCCCTGTGGCAGCGGGCCGGCTTCACCGCCCTGCTGGTCACGCACGATGTCGAGGAAGCGCTGTTCATGGCGACACGGGTGGTGGTGCTGTCCGATCGGCCCGCCCGCATCAAGGCCGAGATAACGGTCGACCGGCCCTATCCGCGCCATCGCGGCGATCCGCATCTCGCCAAGCTGCGCCACGAGGTGCTCGGCCTGCTCGGCCTCGATGCGACCTGGTGA